A window of Metabacillus sp. B2-18 contains these coding sequences:
- the folE gene encoding GTP cyclohydrolase I FolE: MSEVNFEQIEHAVKLILEAVGEDPNREGLIDTPKRVAKMYAEVFSGLNEDPSEHFQTIFGEDHEELVLVKDIPFYSMCEHHLVPFYGKAHVAYIPKGGKVTGLSKLARAVEAVAKRPQLQERITSTIANSINESLDPHGVMVVVEAEHMCMTMRGIKKPGAQTVTSAVRGVFRKDEASRAEVLSLIKG; encoded by the coding sequence ATGAGTGAAGTTAATTTTGAACAGATTGAACACGCTGTAAAATTGATTCTTGAAGCGGTAGGGGAAGATCCTAATCGCGAGGGTTTGATAGATACACCAAAGCGAGTGGCGAAAATGTATGCTGAGGTATTTAGCGGGTTAAATGAAGATCCATCTGAACATTTTCAAACGATTTTTGGGGAAGATCATGAAGAACTTGTATTAGTAAAGGATATCCCGTTTTATTCAATGTGTGAACACCACCTCGTACCTTTCTACGGAAAAGCTCATGTAGCATATATACCTAAAGGTGGAAAAGTAACAGGATTGAGTAAACTTGCACGTGCAGTAGAGGCAGTAGCGAAACGACCACAATTACAGGAGCGGATTACATCGACCATAGCTAATAGTATTAATGAATCACTCGATCCACACGGAGTAATGGTCGTTGTTGAAGCCGAGCATATGTGTATGACAATGAGAGGGATAAAAAAACCTGGGGCACAAACGGTTACGTCTGCTGTAAGAGGGGTATTCCGAAAAGATGAGGCATCAAGAGCAGAGGTACTATCTTTGATAAAAGGATAA
- a CDS encoding demethylmenaquinone methyltransferase produces MNQSKEERVHGVFEKIYQNYDQMNSVISFQRHKAWRKETMKRMNVKPGQKALDVCCGTADWSIALSEAVGPKGSVTGLDFSQNMLKIGQQKIKDLDLQNVNLIHGNAMMLPFEDNSFDFVTIGFGLRNVPDYMQVLQEMNRVLKPGGRAVCIETSQPTLPIFKQFFTIYFRYIMPMFGKIFAKSYKEYSWLQESARDFPGMVELAKMFEAAGFKQVEVKAFTGGVAAMHLGVKEKENN; encoded by the coding sequence ATGAATCAGTCTAAAGAAGAAAGAGTGCATGGAGTATTTGAGAAAATCTATCAAAATTACGATCAAATGAACTCTGTTATAAGCTTTCAGCGCCATAAGGCATGGAGAAAAGAGACAATGAAACGGATGAACGTTAAACCGGGCCAAAAAGCACTTGACGTTTGTTGTGGCACAGCTGATTGGAGCATTGCACTTTCAGAAGCTGTGGGACCAAAAGGCAGTGTTACCGGTCTTGACTTTAGTCAAAACATGCTTAAAATTGGTCAACAAAAGATCAAGGACCTTGATTTACAAAATGTAAATCTTATTCATGGAAATGCGATGATGCTTCCATTTGAAGATAATTCTTTTGATTTTGTGACTATTGGGTTTGGTTTAAGAAATGTACCAGATTATATGCAAGTGCTACAGGAAATGAATCGTGTCTTAAAGCCGGGTGGAAGAGCAGTATGTATAGAAACTTCCCAACCTACCTTACCGATTTTTAAACAATTTTTCACTATTTATTTTCGTTATATCATGCCTATGTTTGGGAAGATATTTGCTAAAAGCTATAAAGAATATTCTTGGCTACAAGAATCTGCACGGGATTTCCCTGGAATGGTTGAATTAGCAAAGATGTTTGAAGCAGCAGGGTTTAAACAAGTTGAAGTCAAAGCGTTTACCGGCGGAGTTGCTGCTATGCATTTAGGAGTCAAGGAAAAAGAAAATAATTAA
- the spoIVA gene encoding stage IV sporulation protein A has protein sequence MEKVDIFKDIAERTGGDIYLGVVGAVRTGKSTFIKKFMELVVLPNIDNESDKARAQDELPQSAAGKTIMTTEPKFVPNQAVSIHVDEGLDVNIRLVDCVGYTVPGAKGYEDENGPRMINTPWYEEPIPFHEAAEIGTRKVIQEHSTLGCVITTDGSIGDIPRHDYLEAEARVIEELKEVGKPFIMIINTVHPHHPETEALRKELNEKYDIPVLAMSVESMRETDVMSVLRESLYEFPVLEVNVNLPSWVMVLREDHWLRQSYQEAVKDTVKDIKRLRDVDRVVGQFSEYDFINRASLAGIEMGQGIAEIDLYAPDDLYDQILKEVVGVEIRGKDHLLQLMQDFAYAKAEYDQVSDALRMVKQTGYGIAAPALADMSLDEPEIIRQGSRFGVRLKAVAPSIHMIKVDVESEFAPIIGTEKQSEELVRYLMQDFEDNPLSIWNSDIFGRSLSSIVREGIQAKLSLMPENARYKLKETLERIINEGSGGLIAIIL, from the coding sequence TTGGAAAAAGTAGATATTTTCAAGGATATCGCTGAACGAACTGGTGGCGATATATATTTAGGAGTAGTTGGTGCAGTTAGAACAGGTAAATCTACTTTTATTAAAAAGTTCATGGAATTAGTCGTACTACCTAACATTGACAATGAATCTGACAAAGCTAGAGCTCAAGATGAATTACCACAAAGTGCAGCTGGTAAAACAATTATGACTACTGAGCCGAAATTTGTCCCGAATCAAGCAGTTTCTATTCATGTAGATGAGGGGCTTGATGTCAATATTAGATTAGTAGATTGTGTAGGTTACACAGTTCCAGGAGCCAAAGGGTATGAGGATGAAAATGGTCCTCGCATGATCAACACTCCGTGGTATGAAGAGCCAATACCTTTTCATGAAGCAGCAGAAATTGGTACACGTAAAGTAATTCAAGAACATTCAACACTAGGATGTGTCATTACGACAGATGGTTCTATCGGTGACATTCCACGCCATGACTATTTAGAAGCTGAAGCTAGAGTTATTGAAGAGTTAAAAGAAGTAGGAAAGCCGTTTATTATGATTATTAATACGGTTCATCCTCATCACCCAGAAACAGAAGCCCTTCGCAAAGAATTAAATGAAAAATATGATATTCCTGTCCTCGCAATGAGTGTTGAAAGCATGAGAGAAACAGATGTCATGAGTGTACTTAGAGAATCTCTATACGAGTTCCCTGTACTTGAGGTGAATGTAAATCTTCCAAGCTGGGTTATGGTATTACGAGAGGATCATTGGTTAAGACAAAGCTATCAAGAGGCTGTTAAAGATACAGTTAAAGATATTAAGAGGTTACGCGATGTAGACCGTGTTGTAGGTCAATTCAGCGAGTATGACTTTATTAATAGAGCAAGCTTGGCTGGTATTGAAATGGGGCAAGGAATTGCCGAGATTGACCTATATGCTCCAGATGATCTTTATGATCAAATCCTTAAAGAAGTTGTAGGGGTTGAAATTCGTGGTAAGGATCATTTACTACAGTTAATGCAAGACTTTGCTTATGCGAAGGCAGAATATGATCAAGTTTCTGATGCACTCCGAATGGTGAAGCAAACTGGTTATGGTATTGCAGCACCAGCCCTTGCGGATATGAGTCTTGATGAACCTGAAATTATTCGTCAAGGTTCTAGATTTGGAGTTCGCTTAAAAGCTGTTGCACCTTCCATCCATATGATCAAAGTGGATGTTGAATCAGAATTTGCGCCAATTATAGGCACAGAAAAACAGTCAGAAGAACTTGTTCGATACCTTATGCAAGACTTTGAAGATAACCCACTTTCTATCTGGAATTCGGATATTTTCGGACGCAGTTTAAGTTCAATTGTACGAGAAGGTATACAAGCTAAATTATCATTAATGCCTGAAAATGCTCGTTACAAGCTAAAAGAAACATTAGAAAGAATTATCAATGAAGGCTCTGGCGGATTAATTGCCATCATATTGTAA
- the mtrB gene encoding trp RNA-binding attenuation protein MtrB translates to MNQKNDFVVIKAIEDGVHVIGLTRGSDTRFHHSEKLDKGEVMIAQFTEHTSAIKIRGKAQIQSGIGEIESDSRK, encoded by the coding sequence ATGAATCAAAAAAATGACTTTGTTGTGATTAAAGCAATTGAAGATGGCGTTCATGTAATCGGACTGACAAGGGGTTCTGATACACGTTTCCATCATTCGGAGAAACTAGATAAGGGTGAAGTGATGATTGCGCAATTTACTGAGCATACATCGGCAATCAAAATAAGAGGTAAAGCACAAATTCAATCTGGAATTGGTGAAATAGAGAGTGATTCTCGTAAATAA
- a CDS encoding capping complex subunit for YIEGIA, whose amino-acid sequence MSALEKYILAIITTDKTKAAGGTAIFICKTQEEMHFYAKNLEAILDGIAHGIGEDMFVVVKH is encoded by the coding sequence TTGAGTGCACTTGAAAAATACATATTGGCTATTATTACAACTGATAAAACAAAAGCAGCTGGTGGAACCGCAATTTTTATTTGTAAAACACAGGAAGAAATGCACTTTTACGCCAAAAATTTAGAAGCAATATTAGATGGAATTGCACATGGTATCGGAGAAGACATGTTTGTCGTTGTTAAACACTAA
- the aroC gene encoding chorismate synthase: MRYLTAGESHGPQLTAIVEGVPSGLNLTAEAINIDLARRQKGYGRGRRMQIEKDQVQILGGVRHGKALGSPISLVVENKDWKHWTKIMGAEPITPEEEQEVKRQITRPRPGHADLIGAMKYGHRDMRNVLERSSARETTVRVAVGSLAKQILAELGIKVVGHVLEIGGVRAENNEYQDIDDLLAVTEESPVRCYDREAETKMMEAIDNAKANGDSIGGIVEVVVEGLPAGIGSYVHYDRKLDSKIAGAIVSINAFKGVEFGIGFEAARKFGSQVHDEILWNEEEGYTRRTNRLGGFEGGMTTGMPVVVRGVMKPIPTLYKPLQSVDIDTKEPFTASIERSDSCAVPAASVVAEAVVAWEIANAIVEQFGLDRMDLIKENVEEMRKYSRDF, from the coding sequence ATGAGATATTTAACAGCTGGTGAATCTCACGGGCCACAATTAACAGCTATAGTCGAAGGTGTTCCATCAGGATTAAATTTAACTGCGGAAGCTATTAACATCGATTTAGCAAGAAGACAAAAAGGGTATGGCCGCGGAAGAAGAATGCAAATTGAAAAAGATCAAGTTCAAATTTTAGGTGGAGTAAGACATGGGAAAGCGCTAGGATCACCAATCTCCCTTGTTGTTGAGAATAAAGATTGGAAGCATTGGACAAAAATTATGGGTGCCGAACCAATAACTCCAGAAGAAGAGCAAGAGGTAAAACGCCAAATAACTCGTCCTCGTCCAGGCCATGCAGATTTAATTGGTGCTATGAAATATGGACATAGAGATATGAGGAATGTTTTAGAGCGTTCCTCTGCTCGTGAAACAACAGTTCGTGTGGCTGTTGGTTCGTTAGCTAAACAAATTCTAGCTGAATTAGGGATTAAAGTGGTAGGTCACGTCCTTGAGATAGGTGGAGTTAGAGCAGAGAACAATGAATATCAAGATATTGATGATTTGTTAGCAGTAACGGAAGAGTCACCGGTTAGATGTTATGACCGTGAAGCTGAAACGAAAATGATGGAAGCAATTGACAACGCTAAAGCAAATGGAGATTCTATTGGAGGAATTGTTGAAGTTGTTGTTGAGGGCTTACCTGCTGGAATAGGCAGTTATGTTCATTATGATCGCAAGCTTGATAGCAAAATTGCAGGTGCCATCGTGAGCATTAATGCATTTAAAGGTGTTGAATTTGGTATAGGGTTTGAAGCTGCTCGGAAGTTTGGAAGCCAAGTTCACGATGAGATACTGTGGAATGAGGAAGAAGGATATACAAGAAGAACAAATAGATTAGGTGGTTTTGAAGGCGGAATGACAACTGGAATGCCAGTTGTAGTTCGAGGAGTTATGAAGCCAATTCCAACACTATATAAACCATTACAAAGTGTTGATATTGATACAAAAGAACCTTTCACTGCTAGTATTGAACGTTCTGATAGCTGTGCTGTGCCAGCAGCAAGTGTTGTTGCGGAAGCTGTAGTTGCTTGGGAGATCGCAAACGCGATTGTTGAACAGTTTGGTTTGGATCGTATGGATCTTATTAAAGAAAACGTTGAAGAAATGCGAAAATATTCGAGGGATTTCTAA
- a CDS encoding NAD(P)H-dependent glycerol-3-phosphate dehydrogenase → MEQITVVGAGSWGTALAIVLSDNGHRVKLWGHRPELISEINSTRRNEKYLPGIDLPENIVGYSDFEESLKDVKTVILAVPTKAIREVLKDIIKVIKERVTFVHVSKGIEPDTLLRISEIIEEEVPSQLLRDIVVLSGPSHAEEVSQRHITTVTSSSKNMKAAEYIQDLFINQNFRVYTNPDIIGVEIGGALKNIIALAAGITDGLGYGDNAKAALITRGLAEIARLGSKMGGNPLTFSGLTGIGDLIVTCTSVHSRNWRAGNLLGKGHNLDEVLENMGMVVEGVRTTKAAYQLAQKYHVKMPITEALYEVLFNGKSPKEAVDSLMARVKTHEMEDLVNIMENR, encoded by the coding sequence ATGGAACAAATTACGGTAGTAGGTGCGGGGAGCTGGGGAACAGCACTAGCCATCGTTCTTTCTGATAATGGACATCGTGTAAAGTTATGGGGGCATCGTCCTGAATTAATAAGCGAAATTAATTCGACACGAAGAAATGAAAAGTATCTCCCAGGTATTGACCTCCCAGAAAACATTGTTGGTTATTCAGATTTTGAAGAAAGTTTAAAAGATGTAAAGACTGTTATATTAGCCGTACCAACAAAAGCAATACGTGAAGTTCTTAAAGATATAATTAAGGTTATAAAAGAACGCGTAACGTTTGTTCATGTTAGTAAAGGAATTGAACCGGATACTTTGCTGCGAATTTCAGAAATTATTGAAGAAGAAGTGCCATCTCAGCTATTAAGAGATATTGTTGTCTTATCTGGACCAAGTCATGCAGAGGAAGTTAGTCAACGCCATATCACTACCGTGACTTCTTCTTCAAAAAATATGAAAGCGGCTGAATACATACAAGATCTATTTATTAATCAAAATTTTCGTGTTTATACAAATCCAGATATTATCGGTGTGGAAATTGGTGGGGCATTAAAAAATATTATTGCGCTAGCCGCGGGGATTACAGATGGACTTGGCTATGGAGATAATGCGAAAGCTGCCCTTATCACAAGGGGATTGGCCGAAATTGCACGTCTAGGTAGTAAAATGGGAGGAAACCCTTTAACTTTCTCTGGGCTAACAGGAATTGGAGATTTAATTGTAACGTGTACAAGCGTTCATTCGAGAAACTGGCGTGCTGGTAATCTTTTAGGTAAGGGGCATAACCTGGACGAAGTGTTAGAAAACATGGGGATGGTTGTTGAAGGGGTAAGAACGACAAAAGCAGCCTATCAGCTTGCTCAAAAATACCATGTGAAGATGCCAATTACTGAGGCGTTATATGAAGTGTTATTTAACGGTAAATCTCCAAAAGAAGCGGTTGATTCGTTAATGGCTCGTGTTAAAACTCATGAAATGGAAGACCTGGTAAATATCATGGAGAATCGTTAA
- the hbs gene encoding non-specific DNA-binding protein Hbs, which translates to MNKTELINAVAEASELSKKDATKAVDAVFDTILDALKDGDKVQLIGFGNFEVRERAARKGRNPQTGEEIEIAASKVPAFKPGKALKDAVAGK; encoded by the coding sequence ATGAATAAAACAGAACTTATCAACGCAGTAGCAGAAGCTAGTGAGTTATCTAAAAAAGACGCAACTAAAGCAGTTGATGCTGTTTTCGATACAATTTTAGATGCACTAAAAGACGGTGATAAAGTACAACTTATCGGTTTCGGTAACTTTGAAGTTCGTGAGCGTGCGGCTCGTAAAGGTCGTAACCCACAAACTGGTGAAGAGATTGAAATTGCTGCAAGCAAGGTGCCTGCTTTCAAACCAGGTAAAGCACTTAAAGATGCAGTAGCAGGAAAATAA
- a CDS encoding DUF2768 domain-containing protein: MSVALMKMWISFASMAFMFISILLIYLSRFKLKGIFKVIVSVFAYLFMILAGLIILFVVFTGPVSE, encoded by the coding sequence ATGAGTGTAGCCCTTATGAAGATGTGGATTTCATTTGCATCAATGGCTTTTATGTTTATCTCAATTTTACTCATTTATTTAAGTCGATTTAAGTTAAAAGGTATATTTAAAGTAATCGTTTCAGTTTTTGCCTATCTTTTTATGATTCTAGCAGGGTTAATTATTTTGTTCGTTGTTTTTACTGGACCTGTATCGGAATAA
- a CDS encoding heptaprenyl diphosphate synthase component 1 — MQDIEVHLAKLKTALEEKLSHPYLAKHLPSPTIDEDKLLLFYAIFDEIDLSEKLKESYIVTAMLVQIALDTHDDVSTKTNIEPGEFVQRQLTVLAGDYFSGLYYLLLSEVKDIKMVRTLALAIKEINEHKIRLYYHDEEKMSSSINSLQVVETSLFQRVADHFKLDFYNMLSTHFLTYKRLSHEKFQFVQDGGFDHSVKKTSFSIHFLTEACNMYFEKTASLLDKGFQKAPSLKTLLIERLHTIRFHEALLHDKKTVEEGL, encoded by the coding sequence TTGCAGGACATCGAAGTACATTTAGCAAAATTAAAAACAGCACTAGAGGAGAAACTTTCACATCCCTATTTAGCAAAACATTTACCTTCACCTACAATCGACGAAGATAAATTGCTACTTTTTTATGCAATTTTTGATGAGATAGACCTTTCGGAGAAATTAAAAGAAAGTTATATAGTGACAGCTATGCTTGTTCAGATTGCCCTTGATACACATGATGATGTTTCGACAAAGACTAATATCGAACCTGGAGAATTTGTACAAAGACAGTTAACTGTTCTTGCAGGTGATTATTTTAGTGGACTATATTATTTATTACTATCAGAAGTTAAGGATATTAAGATGGTTCGAACATTAGCCTTAGCTATTAAGGAAATCAATGAACATAAAATAAGACTTTATTATCATGATGAAGAAAAAATGAGTTCATCTATTAATAGTCTTCAAGTAGTTGAAACAAGTCTTTTTCAACGTGTAGCTGATCATTTTAAACTTGACTTTTATAACATGCTCAGTACACATTTTTTAACATATAAAAGACTATCTCATGAGAAATTTCAGTTTGTACAAGATGGAGGTTTTGATCATTCTGTTAAAAAAACCTCGTTTTCTATTCACTTTTTAACAGAAGCATGTAATATGTACTTCGAGAAAACTGCATCACTACTTGATAAAGGATTTCAAAAGGCTCCTTCTTTAAAAACTTTGTTGATAGAACGACTTCATACAATTCGTTTTCACGAAGCATTACTACATGATAAAAAGACAGTGGAAGAAGGTTTGTAA
- the hepT gene encoding heptaprenyl diphosphate synthase component II: MKLKAMYSFLNNDLTIIEKELEKTAVSEYPLLRQANLELLQAGGKRIRPVFVLLSAMFGNYDIQRVKHVAVALETIHMASLVHDDVIDDAELRRGKPTVKSRYDNRIAMYTGDYLLARSLEVMTNIEDPLAHKILSQAIVDVCLGEIEQIKDKYQFDQTLRTYLRRIKRKTALLIAVSCQLGAVSAGASEDVHRKLYWFGYYVGMSFQITDDILDFTSTAEELGKPVGSDLLQGNITLPVLFALEDPIMKRDIEKISMKTTPEDIQQILEKILNSGVIERSAQVSERYLHKAFRILDELPKNRARSTLQSIAKYIGKRKF, encoded by the coding sequence ATGAAACTAAAAGCAATGTATTCATTTTTAAATAATGATCTAACAATAATTGAAAAAGAGCTTGAGAAGACTGCTGTTTCAGAGTATCCTCTTTTAAGACAAGCAAATTTGGAGTTGCTGCAAGCAGGAGGGAAGCGAATTCGTCCTGTTTTTGTTTTGCTCTCAGCAATGTTTGGTAACTATGACATTCAACGAGTAAAGCATGTTGCTGTTGCGCTTGAAACAATACATATGGCATCTCTCGTACATGATGATGTGATAGATGATGCAGAATTAAGAAGGGGCAAACCAACTGTTAAATCAAGATATGATAATCGTATTGCGATGTACACAGGTGATTATTTATTGGCACGTTCATTAGAAGTGATGACAAATATTGAGGATCCATTGGCTCACAAAATTTTGTCTCAAGCCATTGTTGACGTTTGTTTAGGGGAAATTGAGCAAATAAAAGACAAGTATCAATTTGATCAAACACTAAGAACCTATTTAAGACGTATTAAGAGAAAAACTGCATTGTTAATTGCTGTTAGTTGTCAATTAGGAGCTGTTTCGGCAGGTGCTTCTGAGGATGTACATCGCAAGCTCTATTGGTTCGGCTATTATGTTGGGATGTCCTTTCAAATTACCGATGATATTTTAGATTTCACTTCGACCGCGGAAGAATTAGGCAAGCCAGTAGGAAGTGATCTTTTACAAGGCAATATCACACTACCAGTACTATTTGCACTTGAAGACCCAATCATGAAAAGAGATATAGAAAAAATATCAATGAAAACTACACCGGAGGATATACAGCAAATTCTAGAGAAAATATTAAATTCCGGAGTGATAGAGAGATCGGCGCAAGTTAGTGAAAGATATCTTCATAAGGCATTTCGTATTTTAGACGAATTACCTAAAAATCGAGCGCGATCGACTCTACAAAGTATTGCAAAATATATTGGAAAAAGAAAATTTTAA
- the ndk gene encoding nucleoside-diphosphate kinase produces MEKTFLMVKPDGVQRQLIGEIVGRFERKGFQLVGAKLMTIPVELAEKHYGEHKGKPFYDELVQFITSGPVFAMVWQGENVIELSRKMMGKTNPKDAEPGTIRGDYTMFVSKNIIHGSDSTESAEREISLFFQDNELVEYDKALNTWIY; encoded by the coding sequence ATGGAAAAAACATTTTTAATGGTTAAACCTGATGGGGTTCAACGACAACTTATTGGGGAAATTGTCGGTAGATTCGAAAGAAAGGGCTTTCAATTGGTTGGTGCAAAACTAATGACCATTCCTGTTGAACTTGCTGAGAAGCATTATGGAGAACATAAAGGAAAACCCTTTTATGATGAATTAGTTCAATTTATAACTTCCGGACCAGTGTTTGCAATGGTTTGGCAAGGTGAAAATGTAATTGAGTTATCAAGAAAAATGATGGGAAAAACAAATCCAAAAGATGCTGAACCTGGAACAATAAGAGGAGATTATACGATGTTTGTAAGCAAGAACATCATTCACGGCTCGGATTCAACTGAAAGCGCAGAAAGAGAGATCTCACTTTTTTTCCAAGACAATGAACTAGTGGAATATGATAAGGCATTAAATACTTGGATTTATTAA
- a CDS encoding CheR family methyltransferase, with translation MVDQDYELFIKNIKKKSGIDLSLYKEAQMKRRLISLYEKRGFSTFSEFFEGISKQNELYFEFLDRMTINVSEFYRNYKRWQVLEEKILPRLLEKNSNLKVWSAACSTGEEPYTIAMILSKLIPLSKVKVLATDIDENVIARAKLGIYPERSLNEVPDDIKRKHFKQEGTNYIVNEDIKKTVQFKKQNLLSDSFDSNFDLIVCRNVLIYFTEEAKEGLYMKFSNALKSQGVFFVGSTEQIFNADRFNFTSVDTFFYQKK, from the coding sequence ATGGTTGATCAAGATTACGAACTGTTTATTAAAAACATCAAGAAAAAATCAGGAATTGATCTTTCACTTTACAAAGAAGCTCAAATGAAAAGAAGATTGATTTCACTTTATGAAAAGAGGGGATTTTCAACCTTCTCAGAGTTTTTTGAAGGAATAAGTAAGCAAAACGAGCTTTACTTTGAGTTCTTAGATCGAATGACAATAAATGTTTCAGAATTCTACCGAAATTATAAAAGATGGCAGGTGCTTGAAGAAAAGATTCTTCCCAGACTATTAGAAAAGAACAGTAATCTGAAAGTCTGGAGTGCTGCATGCTCCACAGGTGAAGAGCCATATACAATTGCGATGATTCTTTCTAAATTGATTCCACTTTCAAAAGTAAAGGTTCTTGCAACAGATATTGACGAAAATGTCATTGCAAGAGCTAAGCTTGGAATTTATCCCGAACGTTCCTTAAATGAGGTTCCTGACGATATTAAGCGGAAGCACTTCAAGCAGGAAGGAACCAATTATATTGTGAACGAGGATATTAAAAAAACGGTGCAATTTAAAAAGCAAAATTTATTGTCAGATTCTTTTGATTCAAATTTTGACTTAATAGTATGTCGCAATGTTTTAATTTATTTTACGGAAGAAGCTAAAGAAGGCTTATATATGAAATTTAGTAACGCATTAAAATCTCAAGGGGTTTTCTTTGTTGGAAGCACTGAGCAGATTTTTAATGCTGACCGTTTTAACTTTACTTCAGTAGATACATTTTTTTATCAAAAGAAGTAA
- the der gene encoding ribosome biogenesis GTPase Der, whose product MAKPVIAIVGRPNVGKSTIFNRIVGERVSIVEDIPGVTRDRIYSSGEWLTYQFNIIDTGGIDIGDEPFLEQIRHQAEIAIDEADVIVFLTNVREGVTAADEEVAKILYRSNKPVVLAVNKVDNPEMRANIYDFYSLGFGEPFPISGSHGLGLGDLLDEVAKHFKSPGTDDYDETTIKFSLIGRPNVGKSSLVNAILGEDRVIVSDIAGTTRDAIDTVYKYEGQEFVIIDTAGMRKKGKVYETTEKYSVLRALKAIDRSDVILVVINGEEGIIEQDKHIAGYAHEAGKAVVIVVNKWDAVEKDEKTMKEFEVNIRDHFKFLDYAPIVFLSALTKKRIHTLMPHIILASENHSRRVQTNVLNDVVMDAVAMNPTPTHKGKRLKIFYTAQVAVKPPTFVVFVNDPELMHFSYERFLENRIRAAFEFDGTPIKIFARERK is encoded by the coding sequence ATGGCAAAACCAGTTATAGCAATAGTTGGAAGACCGAATGTAGGTAAGTCAACAATCTTTAATCGTATTGTAGGAGAGCGTGTGTCTATTGTCGAAGATATCCCAGGTGTTACTAGGGACAGAATATATAGTTCTGGGGAATGGTTGACTTATCAATTTAATATTATTGATACGGGTGGAATAGATATTGGGGACGAGCCTTTCTTAGAGCAAATCCGTCATCAAGCAGAAATAGCTATCGATGAAGCTGATGTTATTGTGTTTTTAACGAATGTTCGTGAAGGGGTTACGGCTGCTGATGAAGAAGTAGCTAAAATTTTATACCGATCCAATAAACCGGTTGTATTGGCGGTTAACAAGGTAGATAATCCTGAAATGCGTGCAAATATTTATGATTTTTATTCGTTAGGATTTGGAGAGCCATTTCCGATCTCAGGCTCTCACGGTTTAGGTTTGGGTGACTTATTAGACGAAGTTGCAAAACATTTTAAAAGTCCAGGGACTGACGATTACGATGAAACAACAATAAAATTTTCCCTTATTGGCAGACCTAATGTTGGGAAATCCTCTCTCGTTAACGCGATCTTAGGAGAAGACCGTGTTATCGTAAGTGACATCGCAGGTACTACTCGGGATGCGATTGATACAGTTTATAAATATGAAGGACAAGAATTTGTTATCATTGATACTGCAGGTATGCGAAAAAAAGGAAAAGTATATGAAACAACTGAAAAGTATAGTGTCCTTCGAGCGTTAAAAGCAATTGATCGCTCAGATGTTATCTTAGTCGTAATAAATGGAGAAGAAGGAATTATTGAGCAGGACAAGCATATTGCCGGATATGCTCATGAAGCTGGAAAAGCAGTAGTAATTGTTGTGAATAAATGGGATGCTGTAGAAAAAGATGAGAAAACAATGAAGGAATTTGAAGTTAATATACGTGATCACTTTAAGTTCTTAGATTATGCTCCAATTGTATTCCTTTCAGCTTTAACTAAAAAGAGAATTCATACGTTAATGCCTCATATTATTCTAGCTAGTGAGAATCACTCAAGAAGGGTTCAGACAAATGTTTTAAATGATGTGGTAATGGATGCTGTTGCAATGAATCCAACTCCAACTCATAAAGGCAAACGATTAAAAATATTCTATACAGCACAAGTAGCTGTAAAACCACCTACTTTTGTTGTTTTCGTTAATGATCCGGAATTAATGCACTTTTCGTACGAACGCTTTTTAGAAAACCGTATTAGGGCTGCATTTGAATTTGATGGTACACCTATTAAGATTTTTGCTAGAGAACGCAAATAA